DNA sequence from the Raineyella sp. LH-20 genome:
GATGCTCGTGGCGATCGGCTTCTGCGAGGCGGGTGAGGATCCCGACACCCGTTACAACGCGGCAGCACTCCTCGATGGGTCCCAGATCTACGGCTCCTACCGCAAGGTCCATCAGCCGCTCGGCGAGAACATGTCGTACGCCGCCGGTTCCGGCTACGGCGTCTTCGACACGCCGATCGGGCGCGTGGGCCTGCAGATCTGCTACGACAAGGCCTTCCCCGAGGCCGCCCGCGCGATGGCACTGGACGGCGCCGAGGTGATCGCCAGCCTGTCCGCCTGGCCGGCGGCCCGAACGGCGGCCGCAGAGGACCTGCAGCAGGATCGCTGGACCTACCGCCACAACGCGTTCGACGTGGCCCGCGCCCTCGACAACCAGGTCTTCTGGGTCGCCTCCAACCAGTGCGGCACCTTCGGCTCGCTGCGCTACGTCGGCAATGCCAAGGTCATCGACCCCGGCGGGAACGTCCTGGCGAACACCTATATCGAGGAGGGCCTCGCCATCGCAGACGTCGACATCGAAGGGACCTTCCGCACCATGCGGGC
Encoded proteins:
- a CDS encoding carbon-nitrogen hydrolase family protein, translating into MTVIAAASANFTRDLEQNYALIERLVSQARGAGVDFLVLPEAAIGGYLSSLGNHGDTVRTTRRSLPPAVSLDGPEVARVQRIAGSMLVAIGFCEAGEDPDTRYNAAALLDGSQIYGSYRKVHQPLGENMSYAAGSGYGVFDTPIGRVGLQICYDKAFPEAARAMALDGAEVIASLSAWPAARTAAAEDLQQDRWTYRHNAFDVARALDNQVFWVASNQCGTFGSLRYVGNAKVIDPGGNVLANTYIEEGLAIADVDIEGTFRTMRAGMFHLRDRRPEVYAPLADPVVQATARWRDLPCA